Part of the Diprion similis isolate iyDipSimi1 chromosome 4, iyDipSimi1.1, whole genome shotgun sequence genome is shown below.
CCGTAACTTGACCCCACAAATTTTTACGCGTGGTAAAAATACTAGATTAAATATCGAACGATCGGAACAATAAATGAATCAAAAAAACAGGATTCACGCGATCGTTGTCGAATTGCCTGAAATTTCGGAACAGgcttttctttcgaaaattcCCCTCGCGGTTTTCGCGAGATTTGCAAATACATACCACTGTTGATTCGAAAAGCTCATTTCTAACATTCGACGTCGTCTTAcggtttgtaaaattttctttttttctttctaattgcataataacgattttttccctATCGCTTCGTTAAGTTAACGATAATCTAACGTTCAACCTTGTGAGTTATCAACATCACTTTACGATGCATATTCAGTAAAAAATCTGTCGATTTCCACAttgacgtatacatatacctcaAAATatcacgaggttgaagttagtaacgttatcgtaacgaaatattgttgaaaaacccctattttctccattttacaatgattttgaacGAACTTAGATTTCCAAATACGAGTGAAGTGTTTTGTTTCATATTACAGTTTACTGAATTCCAAAATCACGAAATAACGGTGTTTCCTcagcatgaatcgttacgataacattgctatcaaaaaattattttcacacatcttcaaattttgagcGATTCTAAgtcgattgtaaaaaaaaaaaatttttacaccccCTTTCGGTACAAAACTGTAtctaaaaattagaaaaaaaaaactgggcTAAAACAGGGGTAAAATCGAAACTTGAATACATTGTCTGAAAGATCAGATCGATCATTTGATTGCTCACCTTAATCACGTAGTCCGAAGACACGTCGGGTGGCAGCTGACCAACGTAAAGCCGGCAATTATTGATGCTGGCAACGACGCCGATCCTGCGTCCAGGACGAATCTCGAAATTGTCCAGTTCCCGGATGGCCTTCTGGGCGAACTCGGGCTTCCCGAACATCACGAAGCAGTAGCCCCTGTTCGTCCCTGAGAAGTCCATCATCAGCCGTATCTCGTAGACCTCCCCCATCCGACGAAATATCGGATAAATCTCGTGCTCGTAGAGGGTCCTCGGTATCTTACCGACGAAGACTTCGCATCCTGGTCCAGGCGGCGGGCCCTTCCATCCTGGAGGCGGGCCGCCGAGCTTCCGCTGTCCGTTTATCTGCGTCATATTGAACCGCGAGTCAGTCACAAGCTGGAGAACAAGCTTGCTTGTCTCGACTTGATCCTCAAGACTCATCTGCGCCTCGCGTTGATTCCGCAGTCGCGTTGATTCCGCTTCCTCGTCGGCGATGGATTTTTCGATCGGTGGTCCAGCCGAGGAGTCCGCAGCATCCGCGCGATCCTCTCTCGCGTAATTACGCATTCTTTTAGGCTTGtcggtattatttttatttcaattaagtATCAATCGCGAGATCCTCGCTTTCAGATCAGGTGTAGATAAAAACAACGATCATAAGCAGCCACgcgaaattgaaagaataatttaaaaattattatttcataccCCTCACAGACTTCGATAAATTGATTTCGTAATATCCGATTTGAAGTCCGTTATAGTTCggttattattacaataataatctgaattgattttaaaTCCGCTTTGTAAACGACGCGTTGCGGATGAAAATTGGTTAAAAACTCTTCATTTACATAGCTGTATTTTATATCAATTGATTAGCATCGTTATTATCGTTGTATAGATTTATTCACACCGCACAATGATTACGtttaactgtaaaaaaaaaaaaaaaagcagaaagaAGGAAATTGATAAGAGGaactaaaaaaaagtcgaaataTGTTGTTATTGGTTAACAGTCAAGACGCCACTGCAATGTTTGAAATCGCCgccaataattaataaaaatgcaaCTCAACCCTCACTGCAACAGGTGTCACGTGCTACTGACCTCGTGTTTCAGCCCTCCTGGTTTATATGGGACGGACATCCTCGTCGCCCCCGggaactgctgctgctgctccttcGGCCTCCTGATTGGTCAGGAACCTGCAGGCCGAGGGCTTTGATCCTCGGGGTGGCCGCTACATCTAACGGCGAATATCGATAGCTGCTCGTTGATCGTATCGATAATATCGATGCTGATTATTTAGCATGAAAATTGCGATAAtgatattgttaatatttaaCAAGGGACGACAGGTGGCTAAATAAATGGGCTATGcgtttgtttaaatattttttttctcattctgttCAAGTATTTTTGTATGAAAGAATAGCGGATTATTCTTCTTCACTGCTGGCTTTACACTGTTCATGCGGaatgttattaatttaaatttgatttttatcgtttttcttttgtttttgtcaaatttttgatcCAAAATTATGGAATGATTTgtcattaaattgaaaaatgagctGATATTTTTATAAGCTTCTGCACGATTTATGCGAATTCAGagatttattgaataaatgaaaatctgattggaatattttttttcctgggttcagaagtaaataaaaaaaaaacttaaataaAAAGCAATCTGAGAATTTGAAGATAAGATTTGGTCGTAACTATTGatctgtgtttttttcttctcatcatCTTCGTTGATGTATTAAGAAAAGTATTAGTTTTggtggaaaagaatttttctaattttaacgAATTTTCGCGTTTTCGAGCCTCTAGAATCCGAAAAACAGTTCGTACACAAATGTCGGTCTAGCCGGTTGGatggaaaaatctgaaacttaCGGGATTTTACAACCAAACGATGAGCCgggcatgaaaaattgccatgTTCCGTTTAATTTGAATGTCCGGTTCTACCggaaacaaatcgattctcaaTGGTTAACCGACAAGCATAtactttttctaaatatgtAAACAATTATGTATTTCCCAgttcacaagttttttttttcaagttgataaaatttttgtttttttttaatttttattctttcagtACTCTTTCATTCGGCTGCCAAGTCCTgtcagtttcaaattttttatttcgctgTTTTCGAGATCATCGCAGAAGTTTTGCAGGTCAGACCGATAGATTCTTcccttttaaaaaaaaaatggcgataaaatGTATCCCGAAGAAACTCCAGCttgtttttaaatgtttttacttttactaaCATAAATAACAATATACGATGTTGATAAAGattttacatataaataaaaaacgtatAAATTAGCATCTACAAATCAACTTACGCTTCAAAATAAAAGCCTTGATTAATGAAGTAGAGTCTCTTAATTTCGGCAATTGTATGATATACTTTACGTTGACTAAATTCCAGTTTTTCACTAAAATATCGCAGTAAAAAGATACCGAAATAGACTCGTGTACTATATTCTACAACGCAGAAAGGAATAGAGGTCATTGAACCCGTTAATGCGGTTCGATTTCAGTGACCGTCTTCTCTCTGCGTTTGGTTTACTAAATTGTACAGTATTATTGAAACGCGATATTAGCATACAAGCAGACGTCGaacgagagaagaaagaaaaaaaaaattatccgtaTCTATATGTATTACGTGCACATGATGAACTCGAGTAACGGTCGATTACAATGTTACATTTAATGAACCTGTCACAATGAAATTACCATATTAACCGTCGTTGTTCGATCACCCGAGGTTTTCTGAttcatatatatgcatacaatgTTTTCGATAAATCCAGACAATTTTGTTTCGACACCTGCAGCCCGTCGTAacaactcgaaaaaaaatcaacgctAATTATTCTTCGGTTTCCGAATAAGAGGGTAAAAATTTAACCAACATATATATGACAAATAAGTCCAGTGTAAATCAGGTATGTAGACGAGTCTTCcatgtatagatataatgaACACACATGCGAAGAAGAACAATAAGGCGTCTGTACTCTCTGCGTACAAACACGCGTTGCGTGGAAATTATCCTTTCAAAGTGACCGCATCtttgttgcaatttttttttttcttctgtcctacattttttttccacccaccTATTTTACAGATATATGTATGCGATATGCGAAGACCGCTGCTGCAGCGCTTCTGACTGACGGTCTTCACAGATTAGTAATGTACAGTGTATTAAGTTTGTGCCAATGTCGGTTGTGCAACATCTCGTCAACGGTTCGCAGACACAATGTACCTGCTATACCTGGCGAGGAAGCGCCATGAGCTGCAAACTGCGAATGGATTGCGAAATCCGTGCGACAATGGCTCGAGGCTGTTGGATGAAAATCGCTAAATACGGTTTTACTAAATACTCGAAGCGTTTTTCCGACCGTTACACATGTAATGCGAGAACAATTATTTACAAGCgtggtgaaataaatttacgcGCAAATGGGCaagtgttttattttatttttttattttctgtatatgttttttctccattcaaATTTCGGTGTTCCGAAATCCTACAGCAATGAAGGTAATTCGCTAAACAACCGGAATAACTTATAGAATCAATCACATCGCGCCtagtgaagagaaaaacagaCTGCAATTAGAGCCTTGCCGGTTCAACTTTCATCGATTATATCGCGGCCTGGTCCGTTTGTCCTCGCCGCgtatcttttttcattctatttaaCCTCGGGTATTATAATTAGACCTAGTATATTGAATAACAAATACCTCACTTGAAATAGTTAATAATCCATTGATCTCAAAATCGATCgccatgtatatgtattagaATTCggtcttttaaattttattatcacagtttaatttgcaaatttttcgtgAATACTTGCTACAGTAAACTTCAAACTAGTCGAAACAAACAGTTCAATGGACCCAAGGTTTTTCCATGTTTGTGGTTTTATATTCAGACAAATCGTGTCACGGGGACAATTAAATTTGTAGCATACGCATATCCAATATTGTTTCACTATACCTACTCGGGTACGAATGTCCATTATCAAGTGTTCAATCCTTGAATCTCAAGatcgcgaaaattttcacttcaacGTTACACTCGACCTAATACAATAATTAGCGCGTAGAGAATTGAGGTTTTCGTGAATTCTGAAACTGCATTGTCCGAGTATCTTCGTCACTCGAATGAAGTATTCAATAACATTCACGCCAATAATCAAATTCGAAGTTTCCTTTCTGGTGTGAAAAACTCTGTGGAAAATAATCTCTTTTATATATCTTACGAAGTTGCTTCGCGAAAGCTATGCGAATACGTTTTCACGCAAAAATGTAATTACCGTTTTTCTACCCCACCTCAATTCTGATTGGGCAAAGACAAAAGTCCGATTTTAGGCTCACGATCGGCTGCAAATCGGTtagttgcaaaaaatttcccgaCGCCAATGTGCCTTCGCCGTTTGTGATAATGGCATTGTTTCGAGGTAAGCGAACACGCGAGTTCTGCAGCATTCGTACGATACGTGGTAGACGTAGTTGGTTACCCAGGCACCCATCGTGCGTCCATTCCATTGAAATTGACAGAGGAGGCCTCCACGGTTACCGCAGAATAACGCCCGCTGAGCACCTGGACACCGTTTCGCTTGGCATTATCTCTTCAGTCGTCGCTCAACAGCCAAACGGACGAAGCCTGCGGCAATTTTTTCCGCTTTGTTACTCGATCGCTTTCCGTTTCTCACGTGGACTCCAGACTGCCGGTGAAACGACCAGCGATACCCTCAATTGCATCGGGGGTGATAGTGCGCGAGTGCATCGACTGCATGGCACAATATCGAGAATTCGCACGAACACCTAACGCGGTTTCACGCAAATAAGTGCACTTTTCGTGCGTACAATATCCACTCGTCTACCGAAATAACAGTTTGCAATTTCCTTGGTTTTTAATCGGGGATTGCACGttttataaatacaaaatttgtcgaaaaacaCTTGGCAAAATTTCTCTTCCGACTTTCTTTGACTTGTTGATCAGCAAGTAGTTCACTGGTCAACTGAATAGCATCGGTTTTTTGTGAACTAAATTTAccatcaatgaaaaaatttgtttaaacgaTCGATttcgtttaaataaaaaaaattaattcgaataGTGCGTTGTACTAATTTTTAGCGTTAGTCAAATTTTACTTCTGTGTGACAAGACTTGATCAAGTTCTGTTGACTTTTAACGGCTGAATACCTGCTGCAATATGTGGGACCGTAAAGTATTCATACGAATTATTGAATTGGTGAGTGATTCAAAATGgttatttcgtttttaaaaTAAGGGGAAACGTGCTATCgcaatttctctttttcctaaCAAACAATACGCTCACAGTTTGCGGATACTAAAATTAATACCGTGATTAAATaccacaaactttttcccCCAGCTCTTGTGCATATCCTGCGTTGTGGCACTCAGGGTCACCGACGACGAAAGTCGAAGAGTTTTTCACTACCTTAGGAATCGAAGTAGGGAGTGGTCACTTCTGAACAACGTTACATGGGGCACCATAGGTACTTTATAAGTGTTAATTTTACTCATTGGCACACAGCACGTAAGTTCATGTGGAGTTAAATTCATTCCGTTTCTCTGTTTGGCGTCCAAAGATTCTGAGTTAGTTTTTTGCTATTAACGAATGACACTAACACAAAAATTGCTTTACACATGCATGTAAAGAGCGAAGTTAATAATTTATCGTAACATGCTTACGCTCAGTTTTATCATAAGCATGAGACATAAACGTGTGATCCGCATTcctttttcacaaaaaataggGGCTTCCTTAGCCACAGCTACCTGTGGAGGATACGTCATCGTAACGGCGGGACTCCTGTTAGCTGCTGCAACCGGAGAACTTCGGGGTAGAAAGACGGtaatatttttgcaacaaCAAAATGGCAAAtcattaataacaatattaaaattttcaaaatcagcaaTATTTAGAATTCTCATAATTTCTGTgacttgattaaaaaatgttcaagacttgttgaatgaaattaaacaaGAAGGTAGATGCATCgaacaaagtttaaaaaattttcagccatgaaaaaaaaaaaaattaactgtattattattcatggATGTCTGGTTGTGTCTACATTATAATAATCCGTTTTTCGTACATATTAATCTATGTGCAGTAAATTTGATGAGGAATTTCTTCGCGCAAAATGATAAAAACTGCTTAAGTCGAGTGTAGAATAATTtagtttcgtaaatttttaccCAATAAACCAAATGCTTGAATTATCCCacgttataataaatattgtcgCAAATTATCATACGTCACGTTGAAACTGATTTCCAATTCGTTCCCATCACGTAAAGTTTGCGACTCGGATCACTTGATGCACTTCCTTATTACAGGGATCAATTTACCTATACTACAAACCGTAATTAATTAGCATAATTATATCGACACCGTGAGAAAATTCCATGACAGTCCATGAGACAAGAGGTGCAAATATGCGATGCAAGGTGTTGGCAATGACTCAATGAGAGTAAGGCTGCCGTAAATATTCGTCGTAACAATCTCGACGCAAACAACATCATAATATGACATCGCGTCGGTCTAGTAGACTGCATGAGCCAACGTAATGTGCATTCGTCTCTCTGCCATTGTAGAATTAATGAGTCAGAGAGATGTGGCGCTGCAGCTTGGACACTGAAACCCTGTTGTAAAGTCGAATgcgttttattataatatcctTGAGAGCTGCAGcagtttcattaaaaatttcctAAAAATTTCCCACCCCTGGGTGGGTGAACTTCTTTTGGGCGTAAAAGAAGTTCACCCACccaggaaaaaatttatttgaatatgaaCCAATTAGAAAGTTGTCTCGTTCATTAAAACAATTTCTTGAATTGGAGTAAATTATCACCggattaagattttttttactcgcatTGAGTAGATTATTTTATAGTTTTAGGCTCGAgtagaattattttcatttcttgtcCCAAATAAATACAGCTGTATCTTCTGCTCAGCCTATCGGTTTGTAAAACAGGAATTCCATTTTGCAGGAACTGTTTCTCCTCGGTCTAGGTGTCATCCTGTTCGGTATCGTTGGTGCCCTGTCTCTGGCCTCGATCGACAGTGTCCCCGAAGACCTGGTGGACAACGCGGCGGTCTTGGGGGCTCTGTGCCTTCTAACGGCGCTGGTCTTCGTGATCGATATCCTGATGAGGGTTCCTGGCGCGAAGAAAAAGCACGACAGCACGCAGACCGGGGTGGAAAAGGACATGGGTGAGTACAGGCTGCATTGGCACAAGGGCTGTCCAAACCTGGCGGGAAAccagcttcttcttcttcaaaaaaaaaaagctcgaaCAGTGAGTCTTTGACTCGTTCCAGTAAAGCTACCATTGGCGAAACTCAGTGCTGAGAAGGAGAGGAAATCCGGCGGAAATGGAAAGGGCGAATCACCACCGCCGGAAGTAAAGGGGTCGGTAAACGAAGGCTTCAATCGCTCGGAGTCCTCCGCGGGAAGAGATCTGAACGAAGGGGATGCGGAAGAGGGTTCAGAGGAGGAGGACACCCGGAGTCAGCGGCGAGGATCGCGGGACCTTTTCGAGTCCGAGCGGAACCGGAAGTTCGAGGACGTGGGGAAGCAGCTACGAGAGTACGCTCTCCAGGGTTTCGACGCCGGTAGGGAGACGCGACGACGAGGCGTCGAGGGTAGGAACAGCGTCAGACGGGAGTATTTCGGGTACGAAAACGGCGATATTTCGGGTTTCCCGAGGGGAGCGACGGACGAAACGGACACCCCGCCATTCCCGACGAGCTTCGAGAGCGAAGGTCCGATTTTCGCGAGGATCGTCAACCCGGGGGTGAAGATAATGCGGGTCGAACGAGAAACCGGAAGCGGCGGAAACCCCGAGGATTACAGGAACTCCGATACCAGCCAGTACGACAACGTGCCAACGAGGATGCGCAGCATGTCTCCATCCGGGATCCTCAAGCGGAACCGCGACGTTTCTTTCACCGTTCCAGCCGCACCCAAGATGCACTTCGGGAGGAACGGAAGCGCCGTACATAAGGACGACATTCAGAGGCTCGAGGAGTGCTTCAGCGCTCTCCAAAACTCCATCGGTACCCAGACCGCGGGGTTGAGGGACCTCGACATCCCCTCGTCCCCGAATGATCCTGGATACGTTCGCCACACCGCCAGCAACTGGCCCCGCGATCTTAAGTCCAAGACCCCTGGGTCCAGCCCGGAGCACGAGAAGAATTGAGCTATTTATAATTTGAATACCATCGTTCCTGATAAGGTTGTATTCGTAAAGGATCGCAGTTAAAATGCGTCCTTATCAAGTGAAAGGTCAAacgtaaattaattattaattaatctaCCAACTGACAAACGAGCTTACCTCGTCATCCTGCCGGACCTCCACGTTCGTACAAGACTTTCGTTCTACAGTGGATTCGTGTCACGTATCTTGTTTGCATTTTCATAGATGTGTGACgtctttgtactttttttttttttttttttttttacctctttttcaattcttttgacGAATAAACGCAGGGCTTTACATGAGATAACAATTTCCGCGGGAATTTCACTGCGTCGGTAAAACTTTGAGAGAATGtgtgttttacttttttttttttttttacccaatcTGCATAAAATGTGGTCTTCAGATTTCTGATTACGTACGCAAAGCCCTAGAAATTGATGATGTTTTAAGTTagtactttaaaaaaaatgtaaaccaGCAATTTCTGGAATGACAAAGTTCATCGTGAAACTAGTAATCCTCAGATATCGAATCTGTAACTCAGTGTCGAAAGTGTAAttatgtttttgaaattttgtaaaattagtgattttggtatttttacataattatCGCATACGTACTTATAATACAACTGCTTGTAATTTTTAGGACCAAATAAGTTATATAAATATGAGAATTGAATTCCAGTCACAGAGGTTGAATGTATTAATCACAGTGTAcgtaaacaaaattattttctcatttttatacaaacatttatttcattcataagataataattgcagcatCAAATCTACACAGATGGTAGTCGGtcattagaaaaaagaaaaaaaaagaaattaaaagacAACAACAattactataatatatatgtatatatcaactCCTATTTAacattaaaaataagaattcgaaattttgaaattaaaaatcaactcTCGAAGTTTGGTGTAATGCGCATTGTTTACACGTTCTTATTATGCGTTATACGTATGAAGTTCGTTTATATGTGCGTCTTGTTCGTTGTATGAGAATGCAGATTTTTTGACTGTAAACAACTTTATACTCTACACTTAATGTCGATAACAGTAGTTTAATATAACATATGTATACGCGCCTTACAGCTGCAGTTAGTAAAGTACTACTACTAATTATGATGACTTACAAccaaacaagaagaagaaaaaaaaaaaaaaaacaacagataATAAAAACCAAAATCGACCGTTTCTGCTGCAgttattttatcttttcttttcaactttaagTACATGTGTATTtctattatgtatgtatatgtaaagtatataatatttgtttGGTAGACAATCGAGTTTTAAATTTAAGCTTAAAACAATTATGTTATATAACGCGATATATCTGATATCTAGATACGTATTACGGTCATCAACGTATTACGTACTTGAATTTTACTTGTGTCTTCTCTGTGTAATTAACATCATTCGTAGTTATGCAACATTTATGCATCGGTCTTTCTTCACCCaccgtataaaatatatatttcacatTTCTATACGAATATGTGTATGCAAGCATACTGATTCATTTTCATACCGTGTATCTAGATCACTCCGTTCACACGTGATGAAGGTTTCTACCTCTGCAGAAGTCGTTAGATATTTCCTTGTTTCGTGCTTCCTGTTCACTACAACCGACAAAATCCTTATAAAACCTCGGTATGAATGCTTAATATGCTTAACCTatcgttaaaagaaaaaataatcggaagaaagaaaataaagaatgagTAATCAGACACCTACGATGGAAAATCTAGATTCCCTGATAGAGTCACGCGTCTTGTTGAAGTTTACATAATTCTGAATACGTATACGGAATTCTTAATGTCGTCGTACTCTCGTATATTTACATGAGAAAGGCGTGAAGAGAGATGAGATGAAACAACaaaagaaatgacaatgaatttATACTGAtccgttatttttcattaaggatataatttatgtattttatatatttgagCATTTTTCCGACGCTTGTGTGCACCTCAAACAAATTGCATTAATCCGTTTACAGTGCGCACgtatcttgtttttttttttcacactcgaCTGGACGTAGAGTTAGCATATTTACAGCAAGagaataatagtaaaaataattaattataacaatagAAATATAGGATAAATATTGAATCTTCTATACGCGGTTGAGGAATAAAACTGTGCACTGAAGcgttaaaatgaaattaggataacaacaattttcacacaatttttaCGATACTCGACGAGCGGAGCGATTTAAAACGATTTTGATATTTctgcaaatatttgaaaaatataatttcctCGTAAATCAATAATACAATAACATGTATTTGTGATAATATAACAACTGCAGTATCCCGATGCGCAttgcattatatatacctatacgtatgcATGCGTATAAGTatcttgtataataaaaaataaaataaataatatgtaaCGTTAAAACTAAATAATTCGTGACTGAATACGTTGATTCTCGACGACGCTATTCATGCTATTCTGTATCATCGTTTGAGAATACCGAGGCGGAATCTCAATTCGAAAAGATTGAGATGTTttcgtccttgtttttttttttttttttttctttatctccaGCCTCCTCTATCTCGGTCCAAAACCGACGCTGGCACCTTGGGCGTTGGTCATTCTTTGTTCCATCGTAATGTACTGCCTGATAAGCCGCGATATTTCGTGGGCCTGTTCGGTCTGAAGTCTGGTTATACGCTGTTGCATCAAATTTCCACATTTCATATCCAAGTACAACGTCCCTTCCTCCGATTTCACCTTACGCGTCGATATTACCTCCGAGTATGGATAGTGGTACAAAGtttcctgaaaattttcattcttaacTTCACGATTGCTTAGGTTTTAcggattttcactttttcattccgcaaataataatgataataataatcatttccaGTCCGGTCATACCCTTTCGGACACGTCCCCATAAACGGAAAGCTTTTGTGGGGTGAGATAGATATGGCTTAGTGACCGTTATGCGTAGATAAAACAGTCGAATTCCACTTACGTGTGTCACCAGGTCGATAAAGTGAACACCATGTCTGTTCAGAGCCAGGATATGGTCTCCGCCCTTCTCCTTGCCCTCAGTGACTCTTTTCACAGCAAAGAAGCTCGATCCAAAAAGTGGCCACTTAGACAatatttctgcaaaaaaaaaaaaagaagtaaatacTCATTCCAACGTGTCCTCAAATAAACAGCGAGAAATCTGTCGCAAAAGATTAAGTTTTTCCCAATACTATGGCCCAAAAAAGCCCCTTTTTCATGGCAGCTA
Proteins encoded:
- the LOC124405809 gene encoding uncharacterized protein LOC124405809, yielding MWDRKVFIRIIELLLCISCVVALRVTDDESRRVFHYLRNRSREWSLLNNVTWGTIGASLATATCGGYVIVTAGLLLAAATGELRGRKTELFLLGLGVILFGIVGALSLASIDSVPEDLVDNAAVLGALCLLTALVFVIDILMRVPGAKKKHDSTQTGVEKDMVKLPLAKLSAEKERKSGGNGKGESPPPEVKGSVNEGFNRSESSAGRDLNEGDAEEGSEEEDTRSQRRGSRDLFESERNRKFEDVGKQLREYALQGFDAGRETRRRGVEGRNSVRREYFGYENGDISGFPRGATDETDTPPFPTSFESEGPIFARIVNPGVKIMRVERETGSGGNPEDYRNSDTSQYDNVPTRMRSMSPSGILKRNRDVSFTVPAAPKMHFGRNGSAVHKDDIQRLEECFSALQNSIGTQTAGLRDLDIPSSPNDPGYVRHTASNWPRDLKSKTPGSSPEHEKN